From Solanum lycopersicum chromosome 4, SLM_r2.1:
ggatctccacaagtaaaacaaaatctctgacctgggaactgttgtgtggaccctgaaaacccactataatttcctCGCCGTGTAGGTCGCTGCTGTGAATCGTACGGCTCTGACCCGAgctataagaacccctagatgtcaggccaccctcaaatgtcggcacagatgcatgaataggtccccgctgctgaaaagaaccactcactctttgtgatcccctacctccagatgaggcaccatgaaactgtCCTGATATACGGGctcttttagggtccccaaactcctctctctccatcaattccgcctctttggcggcgctcacaatggaTTTGAAAGAAGTCCCCTCCCTAGATGTccgaaacacagctgacctaatagagaaagtcaatcccctcacaaatctgcggatcctctctgtctcatttgaaataatggccaacgcatacctagacaactggcaaaaacgcgcctcatactctctaaccgataaaccatcctctctcagactctcaaacgtcaagcgactctcctctctcacgctccatgggataaaacgatcttggaatgcactagcaatctgctcccaagtcactggaggagatccaactggcaaaacccccgaataagtcctccaccagtctctcgctggtccacgaagctggagtgtagcatatctaACCCCgtgtgactcagctaatccaaccacctctagtaactctcggcaggtagttagaaactcatgagcgtcctcgctcttcccaccctgaaactgaggtaggtccatctttcgaaatctctcatacctacgttgctcatcctctgtcagaaaaaccatcgatgcaacttgacccccaactgctggtgcaacatcattctgaaccacgggatctactggtagttgccccaccgcatcctgaacAATTGGAGCTGgttgctgctcttgggtctgagccccctctctagtacgagagtcatgtggtgtggtagtcgctccaccaccctgagaaaagccctctagcacactgaacaccctcaatagcgtatcctgaagcaaaggtgtgactacggGATCTtgaggaacctggtcctctctctcatcaatctgaggttcaGTAGAGATCTCTCTAGCACTACCTCTCAGtggtgctgctccacgtccacgacctctggctactctcgtactactagcacgacctctagctcgagatctacccctacccctagctggggcctcaacaatTGGCTCGGGAAGTGCTTCCactctaccaccagtaacattagttctagtcctcgtcatctgtcaaaagagtatacaacaactcagtactaaagaaggtgactacgcacgatgagaaagaatgaacaaaaagaagtttcctagtaatccTCGTAGCCTCTCagagataagtacagacgtctccgtactgatccttgagactctacgtagactcggcttgtatacacgtgagacctatgaacctgatgctctgataccattttgtcacgacccaaaaatgggcgtgatggcactcgtcttatcccaccaagacaagtcagcctaaaaccaaatatctaataaagtgcggaagtaaatgacaatccaacaacaatttctagtatgaaaccaagtcatattaattcaatccccaaaaccaggttgtcacgtgcacaagcctctaatgtaaatattagaattgaaataaaatagaagtctaacatgaagttgtgtttcaagtaaaaacaaagtcataaactggagtaggaatgttcgctgagatgacaagcagctacctcacaatcctctacaagatgcctcggaaacgaaaagaatgacaggtatcacaaagatccaggctcgtatcctacaaaaatttgtagaagcaagaggtgagtaccaaaccacgcggtacccaacaagcaaacctctaaacacaagttaagtgaacaaaatacgggcacttcttacaccatatctaaacctccgcgctacagtctaatagtttacagtttaccaaacacacaactcaataaccacactctatcagtttacacattctcaataacaactcaatattcaacagtcacaagcttcacacaGAAACACTcgcaagatcaacaaaacacgttttcaagttcatcaataatcaaatgtgtaatgccataagatgcaatgtcaagtatagtgatgcatgtcttccctaacgatacacacccgctgtctctcagtccgggacccatgggggacatatctgtccatgcatctgtcgcagcgcacgacacgaccctcgataatagtaaccttcatggcgcgcgatacgtccctcaaaatataatatccatcgcggcgcgcgatacgaccctggAAATGATACACCCTTATACCAcaatcatgtctcagatacaatgcaattgacatgctcaaatgaaaatgaggagattaccattttgataacaaaacataatttacagcaaggaatacaacactaacaaataagcaacaagtctccaaatcgttctcaacaccacacaagAAGATACACGAATTtaatacgcttaacaagagaaTGAGCCTTTCCTTTTTCGTTTTGcttccaactcaaagcaatctattcacattaataatcacaataaaatttcagaaataacAAAACTCATGTTACTATAGGTCTAACCTAAAcccaaaaactcactcaaatctataatcaaattccTAATATTGATGTTAACTAGCTAGATGTCAACTTTCATATTTATTCAAGTTTCAAGCTTCGGTAAGTCTTCATTCATTAacctaatattaataatattcataaaattcaatacACATAATATTCAACTACTCATTTCAATAAAacaaaacttgaattataatgttataattataagaagaatccgataaaaaaaattattaactaccactttataatatattttatgcaaataaaccAATTTCCCCTTCTTCTGTATTCCCATtccaattcaatttattttattttcttccagGAACCACACTAAACAAACCATTAATTTTCCATTCATGTTATAATATTTATGACAATTGTTTtgtcttttccttcttttgtttttctttgtttagcaATACATActaattgtctattataaaACCAATCAACTAATCACAATTAAATCACTAGATAACAACTAAcaaattgatttcaatattatcaaaatttccAACAATTCACGTGATTTACCTATTCTGCATTTTTTTTCATATGCTCATCATTGAATAAATTatgcacacatatatatactttattatataatattgttaTGTGCACACATCTATGTGCAGAATAAAGATGATTAAAGGAGAAAACTTACCTAGCAGTTCATAAGCCGCACAGAAACCCTTcgcccttttttttttcttttccttatttttttttgaattatttaagtactaaaattgttaggttttacccacatatttaattaaataaaggctaaatagtatagggtcttaaataaattatcactttagcccataaattatcgattaattaacttaagttaaataaatattgaaaattctaaagagaagcttttgggtcattacagatataaacattttatggataactgttttaatcAGCTAGAAAATagtgttatatatatagatgatatattattatattctaaaacacaagatgaacatataagcttattagaaaaatttatacacataattaaacactcaagtataagtttaagtaaaagtaaagcagaaattatgaaaccacagatagaatttctaggaatacaaatagataaaaatggaataaaaatgcaaactcacatagtacaaaaaataattactatggatgaaaatatagatacaaaaaagaaattacaatcactcttaggattagtaaatcaagtaagggaatatataccaaaataagcagaacatttaaaaccattatacaaaaaactcaaaaaagatattgaatatcattttgacaacaaagataaagaacacataaaaaatattaaaaaattatgcaaaaaattaccaaaattatattttcctgatgaaagtagaacattcacatatataattgaaacataTTAAAGTgaccatagttatggaggagtactaaaatataaatataataaagaaaaggtAGAACACCATTGCAGGTATTGCTCAGGATCATATACTGAGGCACAaacaaaatgggaaataaataggaaagaattatttgcattatataaatgtttactaGCATTCGAACCATAcatagtttacaataaattcattgtaagaacagataatacacaggtaaaatggtggataaccaaaaagatagatgattcagttacaacaaaggaaataagaagtttgatattaaatatattaaattttacatttacaattgaaattataaaaattgacGAAAATCTAATTGCAGACTACCTCTCAAGAAAAAGATATGATGAAAGATCTACTGGCAATGATGAAAAATCTATGCCAAAAAGTAGAAAAGATAGAAATAGAAGTAAAGGAGCTGGAAGGTAACGGTCAGCAGCATGACCAAAAACATGCAGAGCTACGTCGTACGGCAAACAGAAAACAGCCAGAGATAGAAGGAGATGATGGGAAACTCCGgaaaacccataacaatgttTGTTCAGATACAGCTTCAGGTACAAGTAAAAGAACTagtgaaaaaccaaaaaacacaaacttaaac
This genomic window contains:
- the LOC138347949 gene encoding uncharacterized protein; the protein is MMKDLLAMMKNLCQKVEKIEIEVKELEGNGQQHDQKHAELRRTANRKQPEIEGDDGKLRKTHNNVCSDTASGTSKRTSEKPKNTNLNKLFAKPFTQKPQMQILAEPQTSTYAMVRTTTTTTTTPAPAGQGASEPATGAVARRSNDKESW